In the genome of Impatiens glandulifera chromosome 6, dImpGla2.1, whole genome shotgun sequence, the window GCTTtacttttgtgtatatatatcattttataagtgtgattaaaactttttaaataattttatgtaaaaaattattttctttttatttatatttagatatttatatataattaataaattgcttgtatatatataatatttataaaattattaaatatatttaatatatataataatatatatatattatttatttttatttatatttatacttatCTATAtccatatttatataacttcaattttatcttaaattgttttgagtttaagtgtGGCCCATCTTTAGTGTCatgttagtttatttaattttatttgagtgGTCCGAAGTCAAATTGGGATTAAGGAGTTTGTTTAAACTATGTTTTgagatgaattaaaaaaataaaaaataattaataccaGTTATTGAGAAAAACAAACTCACCTAAACAACTCTAACTAATtacccaaataaaataaaatagattacaccattagtttatttatttgtttattaaaataaaaatttataccattactttatattataacaagAACATTTCAGTTTCACAAATAGATAGTTAGAGGTTTAAGGGTAGGTTCGAGACCCGATCCGACCCTAATACCTGCCCCGTTTAAACCCTGATCAAACAAAGCCTAAAACCTAAACCAAGATCTACCCAACCCTAACGCAATCCATATTGCAGAAAGCTTCAATCTTGCTGAAGAAGCCGTCGTCATCGGACTTCCTTCATCTCCACCAGCATCTGTGATCTTCAATTGATGGAATACAACAACGAATTAGCTTGATAATATATAGGTTAGTAGCTTTGATGGACTCTCAGCTTCTTTCATTTAATTGGAGTAGGTGTTTGAGTACCTCATTCCAAAATCATCGTTCTCAACTAATTGCTCCCCAAAGGAATAATCGGAAATTTTCTTGTAACTTGACTGTAGGTATGGAAATTACATTTGGTCCCTTTTTGCTCAAGTAGTTTTTATATTCAACTCTCTTCATCTTGGCTATCTTTCAGGATTATCTCGTTTTGTTGTAAGCTGTTCAATGAAGACATATAAGCTAGCAGAACTTACTCCGGCTGAGGTTAACAGTCTCAAGTCCCGTCCACGGATTGATTTCTCATCCATTTTTAAcattgtaagatttagatttcttttaCATATTCATTTTCTGTAACATCTCAAGTGGACCCTTGTTTTCAAAAAGTGTTTTTTATTGTTGTATATTCTGGTTTAGGCAATGGGTTAgtctttatttaacttttatgtTGATTTAGGTTAACCCCATTGTTGATGATGTGCAACGCAGAGGAGATGCTGCTGTTAAAGAGTGGGTGCTTATCATTTTACTTTCTTACTTTTTAGTGAAACTGAAAAATGTATTTTGTCTGTTGTTTTTTCAATATGGAGATGCTAATTTAGTATTGCATTGATATACATTTGGCAGCTATACATCGAAGTTTGACAAAGTTCAACTTGACAAGATAGTTGAAGATATCAATGACCTTCCGGACCCCAAGGTACCTTTcatctttttatttgtttaaagaTAAAATGTTGTTTTTTTACGTATGATGGAACTTTGTTGATATTCAGTTTGCAATTGAATTTCCTCTGTTCTTTATCCTTCTTTAACTGGCAAGAATTCACACACCTAAGCATCACTTTAGTATTTACATAACCGTTATTAAAGATTACTCTTCTTTATGGAGAAGCATCTTATTCTCATGCTTTCCTCTTTGTtagtcttttgattgtcatattGTGATCCAGATGGTGCAATCCCTTACTTCTGAATTGTTCATCTCactgtttttaattaattttctttttcattagcTTGATGCAGCTGTCAAAGAGGCATTTGATGTGGCATACGATAATATTTATGCATTCCATGCTGCACAGCAGTCACCAGAGATTACTGTTGAGAACATGAAAGTAAGAAAATATGTCCTGGAAACTAACTTGTCATGTGATCATATTGCTTCACTCATATGTGCTCTTTCAGGGTGTTAAATGTAAACGTGTATCAAGAGGTATATCTTCTGTGGGCCTTTATGTTCCAGGTGGCACTGCAATTTTGCCTTCAACAGCTTTAATGCTTTCAATTGTACGTTAATACATTTCTGCTGGGTTGCATTTCACAACTGTTGTTTTGGTTTCTTATTTGTATTACTCTAAACTTTCTTATGCCAGCCTGCAAAGATAGCTGGGTGCAAGACAACTGTACTTGCGACTCCTCCAACACAGGATGGAAGCATCTGCAAGGTGTGATTCTTCTTCTTGCGCTTATAAAGAGCATAACTTGTGATTTGTGAAGATCTAGCTAATTATATTGCTTAAACACAGGAAGTGCTATATTGTGCAAAGAAAGCTGGTGTGACTCATATTCTCAAGGCTGGAGGAGCTCAGGTTGTAAATTCTTCTGAATTGTGGAGCATGCATATGAACACATTTGTCACCCATGGAAGccaaatatttttgtaaagttAATAGGATGTATTAACTGATAAGACATGTTTAGCAATATACTACTGCATTTTGATTATGCGAGTCCATCACTGGAAATCATTATGAAGATCTTGACCACCTAGTGCTATTACAGTGGAGTATCAAGCATATATTATAGACTaggaaataggaataattacTTTTCACTGTTGTGGGGAAATGAAGCTTCTTCTAGCTGGTGTTTTATGCTCTTACAGTCTTTTACTTTTTATTGTTGCTTATCTGAACTTGATTGACCATGTGGGTTTGGGCCCTGATGCAATCTTATAAACTAATACATATTTTGTTgtttaaatattgtatattgtttttttcataTCTGATATATCATTTTAGTTGGCAATAGAGGCATGCTTTTAAGACATGTTCATGCATTATCTCCATCTATTGTTCTTTTTAGCTATTTTATGCACGGAAGGTTTCTAACTTCTCAGCCTTTTTCTTTCAGGCCATTGCTGCCATGGCATGGGGGACTGAAACTTGCCCCAAGGTACAACACTCATATAACTAGTTTCTTTTGAagtaaatttattattcaacTATTTGTGACTATTTGCATGAACCTCATTCGATAAGAAAGTCATAAATTTTGGTAAAAGAAGTCATAAAGTTTGTGATGGAGACACTTATGCTTCACCATATTTATACTTTTGTTTCCCTAATGATTATGGAATACCAAGATgaatttatgtttatgtttatgttcaTATAACAACTGgaatattttgcatttctacattATACTGATTTTAGACCCATGTATAATAAATGTTGAGGACTGGTCTATCAAACATGTATGTTGTCATTTCCTCGAACTAACCCTTTCCCAAATTGATCAACTTATTATTGTAGATTTATCATAATTGCAGGTGGAGAAGATCTTTGGGCCTGGAAACCAATATGTCACTGCTGCTAAAATGATTCTCCAGGTATCATCCTGTTTCTTTTAAAAGCCTTTTGGCTGCATTTCTGGAATTGTTACACAAGTTTTACTAAAGGCCGTCTCTTTATGTTCACTATAGAATAGTGAGGCTATGGTCTCAATCGACATGCCTGCTGGACCATCTGAAGTTCTGGTGATTGCAGACAAACACGCCAATCCCGTGCACATAGCTGCAGATT includes:
- the LOC124942003 gene encoding histidinol dehydrogenase, chloroplastic isoform X1 gives rise to the protein MDSQLLSFNWSRCLSTSFQNHRSQLIAPQRNNRKFSCNLTVGLSRFVVSCSMKTYKLAELTPAEVNSLKSRPRIDFSSIFNIVNPIVDDVQRRGDAAVKDYTSKFDKVQLDKIVEDINDLPDPKLDAAVKEAFDVAYDNIYAFHAAQQSPEITVENMKGVKCKRVSRGISSVGLYVPGGTAILPSTALMLSIPAKIAGCKTTVLATPPTQDGSICKEVLYCAKKAGVTHILKAGGAQAIAAMAWGTETCPKVEKIFGPGNQYVTAAKMILQNSEAMVSIDMPAGPSEVLVIADKHANPVHIAADLLSQAEHGPDSQVVLVIAGDGVDVVAIEEEISKQCNCLPRGDLASKALGHSFIVFARDMLEAISFSNLYAPEHLIINVKDAEKWENFVENAGSVFLGEWTPESVGDYASGTNHVLPTYGYSRMYSGVSLSSFLKYITVQSLTEEGLQSLGPYVATMAEIEGLEAHKRAVTLRLQDIKARQQASS
- the LOC124942003 gene encoding histidinol dehydrogenase, chloroplastic isoform X2, with the protein product MKTYKLAELTPAEVNSLKSRPRIDFSSIFNIVNPIVDDVQRRGDAAVKDYTSKFDKVQLDKIVEDINDLPDPKLDAAVKEAFDVAYDNIYAFHAAQQSPEITVENMKGVKCKRVSRGISSVGLYVPGGTAILPSTALMLSIPAKIAGCKTTVLATPPTQDGSICKEVLYCAKKAGVTHILKAGGAQAIAAMAWGTETCPKVEKIFGPGNQYVTAAKMILQNSEAMVSIDMPAGPSEVLVIADKHANPVHIAADLLSQAEHGPDSQVVLVIAGDGVDVVAIEEEISKQCNCLPRGDLASKALGHSFIVFARDMLEAISFSNLYAPEHLIINVKDAEKWENFVENAGSVFLGEWTPESVGDYASGTNHVLPTYGYSRMYSGVSLSSFLKYITVQSLTEEGLQSLGPYVATMAEIEGLEAHKRAVTLRLQDIKARQQASS